The Rattus rattus isolate New Zealand chromosome 16, Rrattus_CSIRO_v1, whole genome shotgun sequence genomic interval TGTGGCTTTAGTGTGAGTGACACCTCAGGTTCCAGCCATTTTCTGACAGCAAGGACGTGGAAATTTCTATAGCAACTCATTTTGTGATGGCTTTTAAGTTAAGATTTTATTATACGGCCCCCGTTGGCCTCAGATTCCCAACAGTcctgtgtctcccaagtgctgggtcgacaggcttgtgccaccacgcATGGCTCTACTAGTAACTTTTATTATTGTGTGACGTACGTGTCATGGtgctcatgtggaggtcacaCATCTTTCACaatcatgggttctggggatctaaggTCAGGGTTGTGTGACCTTTTTAAAGAGATTTGATTTTAGTGTTTGTGTGAgtgcctccgtgtgtgtgtgtgcgcacttgtCCACATAAGGCCAAAAAAGGGTATGGGATCCCTGGTACTGGAATTAGAGCTTTTAAAGCCACTTCGTGTTATGTGATACCAAGAATAGAACCTGGGTTACCTCTGAaaacatcaagtgctcttaaaaTGCTGATTTGACTCTGCAGACCAAGTAATATATCCGTTTatgctctgagccatcttgctagctctCCAAAGGCAGTATGTTTACTGACTGAAACGGCCAGATCAAACTTAGCCTCGCATGTGGTGAGATTAAAGATGGGCCTCGCTAAGCCCAGCtaaatgccattttattttttttaaagtcttgagAGCGGTTTTTCGTTGGTTTCAAGTCCACAGAACCCAGCTCTCCAGCAAACCAGAATCCAGATAGTCAGAAAAAGAGCACACCAGTCCTTCAAATGAGGTAGTCTCTTGTTCCTCCCTTccgtttttttttgttgttgttgttttttttttctcttcaaaatttatttttttttctttttttcggagctggggaccgaacccagggccttgcgcttgctaggcaagcgctctaccactgagctaaatccccaactcccaaaatttatttattatatgtgagcacactgtagctatcagacacaccagaagagggcatcagatcctgttacagatggtcgtgagccaccatgtggttgctgggatttgaactcaggacctctggaagagcagccagtgcttttaaccgctgaggcatctctccagccccgctcctccctttctttcatccCATTCCTGCTGAGAAAGTCTCACTTAgcaaccctggctatcctggagctcactctgtagaccaggctggcctcaaacacagagatccgcctgtctctgcatACAGCACCACCACTGAATTTACCTTACAAGAGCTGAGTCATCATGGATCACAGCCCTGCAAGAATGCTTTTCGTTTTACATGGCTGTCTTGGAAGAAGGCTGGCAGCTGGCATTCTTTCTGGGAGTGGGTTACACAGACTTGACAGCAGCTGCCTGCTGACCCAGATGTTCAACCTGCTGTCGAGTTATTAAGAGCTGGAAACATTCTCCTTGGATTTGGCCTTTCTAGGCTCTTTTCTTTCAATTCAGCAAACCCTGGGGCTACAAACATGAAAATGCAAAAGACAATGTATGCCGGGAGTCAATGTCAGTGTAACTAATTCTTATAGGCTATGGAGACAGTCTTATTTTGTACCCTAAACTGGCTTCaacttgcaattctcctgccttggtctAGGATGTCAGGGCTGTGCCATCACACTAGGCTACTTCAGGGTTTTAAACCATTATCCTCTCTGCCACACGTTCAACCCCACCTCAAAGGGTGTGAGAAAGCACAgacatagattctttttttttgcaaCACAAGTCGATCTTTATTGAAAACTGCAGTATTAATTACATAACAATTCTGGTCATAGATTCTTTATCATCCTCTTTCatactcctgcctccaactcccgagtgctgggatgacggCATGTGAACTCTTTCTATTTCCACTTGAGTGGGTGACGGATACAGTTGTTTCTCCCTCTCATCCTATGTGGCTGTGGttggagtgcttgcctggcatgcctGTGCTCTCCagctcaatccccagtactgcaaaaGGAATGGCCCCAGCCTGACGGAGGCCTGGTGGCTTCAGCCCCTACCCTCTGCGTGGGCATCCACTGCCTGCTGCTGGCTCTACTTACTTCTGTCCCTCTTGTCCCTGGTTTTGGCCCTCTCGTCCCTGaactccctctctctttcccaatCATTCTCAGGCCACACCCTGGCCCTGTCTTGCCAGTGCTTCTCTCGGCCCCTATCATGGTCCCGTTCCCTGGGCCTGGGGTCCCAGTGTCTGTCCCTGGACCGAGATcgctccctcctttcccttttcccttctctatgCGGCTCATTCTTGACAACTGGCAAGTTGATGGGTTTTCGGAAAGGTCGATCCCGGCCACCAAACCTCAGTTGCCCAGATTCCTTTTTCCCACCCAACCCACCACCCAGACGCCGAGGGATCCAGCCACGGAGGGTCCTCTCTAGCTCATAGTCCACAAATATCTCATGCTGGTCAATGACCAGTCCATCAGCATCTCTGTAGGCCTTCAGCAGGGCCCTCTCCTCCTTGTACTCAATGAAGGCATAGCCCTTGGAGAAGCCTGTCACCAGGTCCCGAACCAGCCGTAGCCGTCGGATGTCACCGTATCGGGAGAAGACTTCCTTTAACTTCTCCTCTTTGGTCTGCAAGTTCAGTCGTGCCACAAACAGGGTAAGGAGGGGGTCTCCGGTGACTCCTTTGTTGGGGACATAGCGGGCCAGCATGGCTCTCCACACAGCCCGGTCATGTGGGTCTTCATCTGTACCATCGATGCTGCCAGCTTTAAGCGGGTCATATTCCTTGGCAATGGGCATCCAGTCGCTCATGTTCTACAACAGTAACAGAAAGTTAGGGAGCCCCCACGCTTCCGCACCCTCACCACAGCTCTGGAAAGCAGTACCATGCACCCCCTTTATAGTcccaagctggccctgaactccaaatcctcctgcctcacccttagtgctgacattacaggcgtgtgccaccaacTAACCTCACTGCTCATGTAGAGGGCAGTGGGCTCAAGAGCAGAGGCTCTCTTCACAGCTCCCAACAGGGTGCCCCATTCATGCTGGACATGAGAATGCCTGAGCCCCGCTGTAGCTCATTCCTATTGACACAGTTAATTCAGACTCTAGAAAGCTTTGACCGCCCGCTAACCCTGTGAAGCCAATGCTGgaatcaggaggctgagacaggagagttgccacaagtttgagaccagtctaggCTACCTGACTCAAAATCCAGAGAGCTAGGGGCTGGAAAGACGACTCATTAGTTAAGAgggctggctgctcctgcagaggacccaggtacggttcccaccacccacatggatGGCTCATAACCCTTAAttattccagtcccaggggatctgaagcccttttctggcttctttgaacaccaggcatgtgcacatacaaacatgcagacTGTTAAGTCCAAAAGTGCTTCACAGAGGCCACTCACAGATGCAATTGGCAAGAGTGTTTTCATTTCAAGAAAGCAAGAAGCCTGCCTGTAGGGGTCAGCAGCTTACAAAAATGAAACTCCATTCAAAGGCACACCATCCTTTATTAGGGATCTGGGGGGATTTTAGCTAGGATTAGGCAACCTAAAACTTCATTGGTAGGTGCCACAGATGTTATATcggttattttttaaagatttattattattattattattattattattattaaagtacactatagctgtcttcagacataccagaagagggcatcagatctcattacagatggttgtgagccaccatgtggttgctgggaattgggatttgaactcaggacctctggaagggcagtcagtgctcttaaccactaggccatctccccagcccagtggGTTGGTTTTGGATTGCCTTGAGTCCAGGTGATCAGGGACTGCATTCCTGTGTCATGAACATTTAACCACAGGATGAGATACCCAAACCATATAAGGCTGCCCTGCACAGATGGCCACAGATATTTCCCATTCCTGTGAGTGtctccaggctgttctttggaTAGGCCttgttcctggagctggtgacTTATGTCTAGTTTCTGGGATTGagcacttgggggtggggaggttatGGTCCGTTCCTGGAACAGATGACTTTCCTTTGAAGTCAGGCCTGGTCCTAACATGGCGTTTCTGTTGTCCTCTCATTCGCCTTGAAATCATACCATGGGCCAAATCATAGGCCCATCTTCTGGGTGACGGGGTTGAGATGTTCACACTGAGACAGTAGGACCATAACCTGGACTGTGGAGGTGTGCTCTCACACAGATTTGACTAGTGCATTACCACATAAGGTCCACAGGTGAGGACCGTTATCAGTGTAGTCAGCCTGGTGGACCGGAAAAAGGACGATTTGTCCAGCTTTGAATCTGTCGTCTGAGTTCAGCGCTCTCCTCTAATCTCTGGAGGATCACAGCCAGGCTGTGATAATGCCTGAGTTGGTGATGTAGAACAGCATTGCTTCCCCCCTGTTCTAGGAAGGGGAAGTCTAATCCCCTTCTATTTTCTAGTACTACTTCAGCTAATGAGTCTAACGACTGTTCTAAGCGATGGACAGACTTTCTAAGTGAGCTGGATCTGTGTCAAGGCTGTTTAAGACCTGAAGGGTTTGAGCTGCTCTGACGAGGGCTATAGCACCAGAGCTGATTCCTGCAACCATGCCAGACCTCGCTAGCATTGTAAGGAGGACTGCTGAGGCAAATTCTCATCTTTCCCTGTGGTGACCAAAGCCATCTCCATATAGatagtgtattagtcagggtcctctagagtcacagagcttATGGAAGGTCTCTATGCATTAATAGAAATTATTGTAATGGCCTACAGTCTTCCGTCTAACCcagcaatgggcagctgtgaggGGAAGTCCAAGAACATAGCAGTTGCTCGGTCCTAAGAGCTGGTTGTTTCGGCTGCTCTTCTGTATAAgctagaagtaggttccaacagacgtgctggcaagtaagtgaaAGGGGACGaaaaagagtgaatcttcctggggttggggatttagctcagaggtagagcgcttgcctaggaagcgcaaggccctgggttcgatccccagctccgaaaaaaaaaaaaaaagagtgaatcttcctCTTCCAgggtccttatgtaggcctccagcagaaggtgtggcccagtttaaaggcttgtaccaccaaaCCTGGACctaggacttgctttgtcccaggctgaccttgaactcagatatctgctttagtcacctgggattaaaggaatgcactaTCTTGCCTGGGCgtaagcttttcatagccactatacctcaagatctccatgccaagatacaggtcagaaacctgtgtcttccagcatcaaggtctggatcacagggctgaagagatggctcggcggttaagagcactgactgctcttccagaggtcccgagttcaaatcccagcaaccacatggtgactcacgaccatttgtaatgggatccgatgccctcttctggtgtgtctgaagacagctacagtgtacttatatataataaataaatctttaaaaaaaaaaaaagatctggatCATAGAtgtgccttccatttctggattctagttcattctagatgtagtcaagttgacaccaGGAATACCATCATAGAAAGGTAATAgagcactggagagatgactcag includes:
- the Snrnp35 gene encoding U11/U12 small nuclear ribonucleoprotein 35 kDa protein translates to MSDWMPIAKEYDPLKAGSIDGTDEDPHDRAVWRAMLARYVPNKGVTGDPLLTLFVARLNLQTKEEKLKEVFSRYGDIRRLRLVRDLVTGFSKGYAFIEYKEERALLKAYRDADGLVIDQHEIFVDYELERTLRGWIPRRLGGGLGGKKESGQLRFGGRDRPFRKPINLPVVKNEPHREGKRERRERSRSRDRHWDPRPRERDHDRGREKHWQDRARVWPENDWEREREFRDERAKTRDKRDRSK